The sequence GCAGATGGGGAAAGGCCTGGAGCGCCTGGGAAGGGAGCTAGCAGGAGGGCAGGGCTAGCCCATGAGTGACCCTTGTCCTGGGGCAGGTGGCAGCAGGAGGGGCTGGTGGTCCATGGCCCAGACTGGCCCTGCTCTGCCTTGGGGCTGGCTGGTGACCAGGCCGAGAATCAGGGCACTACATGGGACCCGAGAGGGACGGGGTCGCGCCCCGGCTCCTGCCTGCCAGGAGACCCACGCTTGGAAGTACTAGCTTCTGGGGATTCAGGATTTGGCAAGACAGATGGCACAGCTACAGACATCCCCACTGCGGCGGGGCAGGGGCACGAGAGGGCATCCAGGGCGGCCCGGGTCGGAGGGCTGCAGCTGGCCgccggggtgggagggaaggacgTTGGCGGCAGCACGCGCCTGCTCACTCCCGGCCGCGGGGAGTGTAGGGCGCCCGCTCCACGTTGGGTGGCAGCACGAGGAGTCGTCTAATTAACCAGAGCCTCTCCGCGCGGCGGCTGAGAGGCGCGGCGGTGACGGGTCCCAGCAGGCCAGTCCGTTCCCTCCGCACACAGAACTTCGccggcgcgggggcggggcctggcgctGCCACGCCCCGCGCGGCGCCGGCGCACTGACGCCAGGGCGGCAGACGACGGAAGCTGCACAGTCGCGCGTCGTTGCCGGGCAACTTTCCGGCGCAGGCCGAGGAGACCCCCGGCAGCCTGCTGCGTCCGCGGGCGGAGGCGGAGACGTGGCCGAGGTGGGTGCGGGCCCGAGCCCGACGCCGGGGCCCCAGCGCGCCCCAAGTCCGCCCCTCGGGAGCCGTAGGCCAGGCCCGATCGTGGTCCTCAGCGGCCGCCTCggacccccgcccgccccgcgagGGGACTACCCGAGCCCCCGACCCAACTCTCGGGGACCCCCGGGCGCCGCCCTCCCGCGGGCGCCCGGACTCTCCCCGGCTCTGCCAGACTGGGCCTCGCAGACCCCTGCCCACCGCGGCCGAGGCAGGACCCCGCAGTTCGTCCACCCTCCCAGGCAGTGCTGACCCCCAGCACCTGGTTGGTCTCTAGGACACGCCCCTGTGCTGGACCGTTCGCCCAGACGCGTGGAGGAAGAAGCCGGGCAGCAGCTCCGGTCACTTTTCCCTGGGTGACCAGGCTGTGTATGCGGTCTGTGTCCGTTCCACAGCGACAGTGGACCCACACCAGGCCATCCGTACTCCCGAGGGAGCCGCCGGCAGCTGCTGGGCAGTGGGCGAGCAGGCAACCCCCTCGGGCCCTGTCCAGCCCCGGGCAGCTCGCGCCCAGCAGTGTGCATGTCTCCTGAACATCTTCCCATCGCGTCTATGCGGGCTTGGCGGCACCAACATGCAAGGCCAGCGGGAGCTGGGGGGAGCACCTGGCCACATGCCCCCTCGCTGCGCGTTTCTGAGTGACCTCGCAGAGCAAGCAGGCGGGGTTTCCTTCTGCCGGGTTTCTAAAGACAGCGGTGCAGGCTCGGCACCTGGGAGACAGAGCGGTGACGCTGTCGAGTGGGCGAGTCCCCGCTCCCTCCTTCCCCCGCCGGATGGCGATGGGGAAGCCAGGATCTCTGGGCGCAGCGGAGAGGGCTTGTCTGCCTCCGCCAGTGGTCCAGACCTAGGGGAACACAGCGGTGCCTGGGGGGAGTTTGAAGGCTTTCGGGAATCCTCAGCCAGGTCTGAACAATTCTCTCAGTCCTTTGAGCTCCCGGAGAGGCCCACAGAACCTCAGCCGCCGAGAACCATTTCTGCCCAGGAGGAGCGTGGTTCTCGCCAATCTCACCAGGGTGGACCTGGGGTGACAGGAACCAGCGCCATCACACCTTCTGAGGTACTTCTAAAGTACTCGTCTTTGCCATGTTGCACAGGAAGTGTCTCCTATGTTTTGGTGGGCTGGCCAGGGAGGGGGTCTGCTTCTCTCCGGGTCTTCATCCCACCCCCGCCTTCCTTTCCCTCCACCTTCCTGAGGGGAGCGTCTGCCCACTCTCCATCAACCAGGCTGTGTTTTCCTGGCCCCAGTTTAGGGCATGGGGTGAAAGAGCATTTCGTCTGAGTTGTCAATCTACTTATTTAGAAAACCTCACCAAGAGTCACATTTCAGTGTGCGTGCACTGACCGGGCACTGGAGGTGGCCTGGAGAGCCCAGGACTCGCCCCCTTGCTCCGCCCACCCTTCCTGCCCTGACCTCCAGGGTTTCCCTTCAGTGTGGCTTCCTCTCAGCCtcctctttctctgccttctcttcccaAACGGTTTCCCCCGAACACCAAAAGTGAGACAGACAAGGGAGGAGACGATGTGCTGGTTCTAAGGATGGACCGTTTGTTTTCTAAACCAGGACCTCTGACAAGATCCAGTCTTCGTACAGTTAGCTCTGCTTTAATGCTTGTTTTGAAGACAGGACTGTCTTCCAATGCGATTATTCTTTCGGGAACAATTGAAGCATAATGTGAACTTTGCAGGAAACCCCAGGTGAATGCAGAAAACCACACCTGCTGAACTGAGGCCCATGTGAATATACACCACGCACACGCCCACCTCTCCCAGCCACCTCGGTCTACCAACACCCACCCTGACGTCAGACAACCCACCTTCCAGCACTTCACACTAATTCACAACCTGCAAACCTCTTTTCCAGGAAGGGCCATGTTTATTGTAATAGGAATGGATTTCTCAACCAATTAACACGTGGGAAACAGTGCTCATATTTTTATTGTGTGCATATCTTTTTTCCATGTGCCACTGATGAAGTTTATGACTATTGTCCCCTAATCACACTTTTCCACACACACTGATTTCCACTGCACGATGCACAGTGCAGTGATTTTTAAGAACAAACATGTCATGTTTTAGTAGCAGTAACGGTATATAATCATTTACAAATTTCATTTGTACCAAAATTATAAATTTGGAATAAGGTGACATGATGTGTGTATTTCTCCTAATTCTTCTTTTTCAGCCTATTGTCAACTATGAGAAGATTTTTAGGTTCGCTTTTCAAGAAGTACCAGTCCCACAGGCAACTGAAGATGTTTCCACCTTCGACCATTTCTTAGAAACAAGCAATGAAGAAAAACTTGGCCTTGAATCTGTGCATAAACTGTGGTAATGAACTTGAATTGGTACTCACATTTCTTCTGGCAGCTCCGCATTTATGCCTTTGGTTGATATGGTGGACGCGTGGGGTCTTCCGTTTTTACCTCTATAGAGAGCTTTGTCCCTCCCGAGGTTCCGCCACCTGTGGTCCAAGGGTCGAAGGACCGGGTGGCACAGGTGCAGCGGCTCCTCCTTTTGGAACCATGTCCAGCCCCCCCCTCGCCCCCCACCAGCTCACCCGGAGCAAAGTGGGCCAGGGAGTGCCAGCTCCTCGGGTCTTGGTGAGAgtgctgggggtgagggagggaccaGTGGGCTTGGGTGGCGGGCACAGGGGCTCCTGGGGGACTGGACCGAGTGACCCCCTAGTACCCTGGAGACACCCCAGCGCCCTGGAGACATTCTAGGCCCACCACAGGGTCAGCCCACCGCTGCTCCTGGGGCTGCCAGCAAGGCTGACACTCCCAGGGCAAGGTCCCTAAGGGAGATGGCAAAGGCACTTGTTTGTGGATGGCCATTTTCTAAGACACCCTTTCACTGAGCACTGAGTGAAAAACCAGTTTAGCTCGCGTGGATAAAATAGCGGCTGAGCAGGCTGGGACCTGCTGGACCCAGGCCgcagagggaggaggtggaggtgtgTGGGGGCTGACTTCCCTGGTCCCTGCGCGCTGCCGGGCAGGCGGGAGGCGGAGACTTTGTCAGACAGCTCTGCAGGTGGGCTCTCCTAGGCTCTGGCGGGGGTCCGAGCTGGGGTCCCAGCCAGCGCCTGCCCAGAgcactctccccccaccccagcagagGCCTGGGGACAGAAGCCAGAGCCTGGATGACCAGGACAGCCCAGGTGGCTGGTGTGCCCTCTGGGCATGCTGCTTCCCCAGGTCGTGGTCCAGGGCAGAAGGCGGGCCGTGTGATCCTGGGGCACCCGCAGGCACAGGTGGTCCTGAGTGTCGGGACCGGGCCGGGCTGGACGCTGTGGTGACACAGAGGGTCAGGGTTACTCTGGGGTGGTCTGGAAGCGACTCGGCACTTGGCGAGTCCGTCTCCCTGTAGCCATTTGCCCGCCTGCCACGCCTCCTCTCCTGGAGGCCAGGCTGAACAGCAGGGCGGGGCTGCGGCTCACACTCGTGTTTATCCCTCTGGGCATCTGCTCCTCTCAGTTTCTGGACATCTCTGTGGTACCTGGCATGGTTCTAGGCACCTGAGATCATCAGGAAACAAGACTGCGGAATATCTGGCCTCCCAGAGCTTCTGCCCTCGGAGGAGACACGGGATGGTGAAATTGGTCATTCAGGCCAGGGCTGTGCTCTGTGGAGAGAAATAAAGCCGGGAGGAGGGGGCAGTGCTGGGCACTTGCAGGACAGTAGATGCTTGAGTAAACGAACAAAGTGGTGAGAAGCCGGGGCTCTGTTGTCAGAGTTCTGAAGGGTCAGGTGCCCTCTTTGCCTCCCTTCTGAAGGCCTTCTGGGCTAGTTTGTAATTAATGCCGCTCTTTTCCAGTTCTGAATCCAGAAAACTCTGGAGAGCTCTTCAGAACACCAGGACCGTGATGACTTCCCGATGCCTCTGGAGCGAGTCCCGTTGCCGGGAAAACTTCCTTCTTGTTCTCGGAATAGACGCTGCTCAGAAGGTGAAATGACCTGGGTGGAGGTGGGCTCCTGGGGGCCGGCTGGACCTTGAGCATCTCTGCCAGCCACGCTGTGCGCCGCTCCTGGACGGGGCAGGGGTCGGGCGCGCACCTGCAGCCGGGACGCTGCCGTCTCAGAAGGCGGGAAGGGCGAGCCAGGGCGCCCTCGTCTGGCTCCGGCAGCTCCTCGACGGGCCGTCAGGCGCAGCCCTGCCCTCGGCGCCTGGTGAAGGAGGTGCCCTGGCAGCGCGGTGATGTAGCGGCGCACTCCGCTGGGGGCCGCAGGGCGCAGACACGCCACAGGTGCTACTGGAGGCGGTGGGCTTGGGGGCTGGGGCTCCGGCGGGGCCGGCTCACTGTGAGGGCCGCAGGCGGGGGGTGCAGGGGAGGTGTGGGGTCCACCGCCAGCCAAGCCGGAGCAGAGCGGTGGCCGGGGACGCGCTCGGGAAGGCCACGGCCAGAGGCCACGTGTCTCACTGAGACCCAACTCACAGCCACTTACACGCCATAGGGCTCATGAGTCATCAAAGAAACGCAAATTGTAAGGATGGTCGTCTTTCAGGCACCAAGTTGGCAaagatctttttccattttttaagtattatggaaattttcaaaagtGGAAAACACAGAAGGGGCTGGCAGGCAGGCCCCGGTGAACACGGGGGCACAGGAATGGTGGCAGTGGCCATACTGGCCTGGAGGGGGCCTGCGGGGCTGGAGAGTGACCCGGCTGGTGAGTCTCTGCGGGAGGGAGACAGTGGGGGGACGGGGGAGGAGAGGCGGCGAGGACCTCGGCTGAGAAGGGCACCGCGGTCCTTGGCCGGAGGGCCGCGTGAGCCGGGGTGGGCGGCTGGCAGCCCCCAGCGGAGCCCGAGTCGGGGCCACGTTGCCATTTTCCAGGGAGACGTGCCGCGGGGCCCAGGTGAAAAAAGGAAAACGGGAGAAAACGACCTTTTAATCTTCCTTCCCTCTACTGACACTGGTTTACTTCCTCAGAGCCTTTCGGAGGGCCCGGGCCGCACTCTGGGAGACCCTGGCCTCCACGAGCCCGAAGAGCTCGGCTTCCGCCTGCACCGCTGCACAGCCCTGATCCAGACCAAGGTGAGCGCCCGGGACGCCTGGGGCCTGGGTCTCGGGTTCCAGTCGCTTCGATCCTTTAACTCTCATGGGCTCGTGAGAGTCAGAGAGGCGGCAGGCAGGAGGAAGGCAGGCGGCCTCCGTCCTGCAGCCCCTCTGGAGGAAAAGCCTCTTCCGGGAACGGGGTCTCCCGCCCACCCTGGGACCACGTGTTGGGAGGGGTGCGCCGTAAGCAGCCCAGCTCCCGCGGGGCGCGTCCCCACCCCCGCGCCCCAGGACCCCGTGCTGCCCGGATGTGGAGCTGGCTCtgcgcgccccccgcccccagggagAAGGCGGGATGGCACAGCGTGGAGTGCGGGGTGCCACGCAGGGGGCGCTGAGGCCAAGGGCCTGATCCGGAGCTGGGGCGGCAGGAGGGCGTGGAGGGAGGGGGCTCCGGTGTGAGTTGGCGCCGCCCGGCTGGCGGGAGACGGGCACAGGGGCCACCCCTCTGCTCTGCGAAACCGCGGGGCAGGAGGCGGAACCTTCTAGAGGCACGTGCCTGGGGCCGTCTTAGAGCAGCAAGACAGAAACGTCCCCAGcaagcaccccacccccaccccgggcagCCCCTGCGGGGCCCGCGGCCACAGCAGCCGTTCGTTGGGAATGTCCCTGGGGCCACCGGCCGGGTGGGAGGAGGACAGGAGGCCGACACGGCCCTAGGGCAGAGCGGGCCCTGCTCACGGCGAAGTCCAGTTTGCTCCGGGAGAAGCTGTGGCTTCTGTCCCCGCGCGTCTCTGTGGTGGCAGCGCGTGGGGAGGGGCGCAAGATGAGGGGAAGGGCCCAGAGACGGGCCGGGGGCCCAGGGCAGGCGCAGGCGGCCGGGGGCGTCTCTGGGGGCGCGTGTGCTCTCCCCGACCTGTCCCTCCTCTCTTGCCAGCTCTCAGGGACGCCGGGCGGCAGACAGGGCAGGCTGATCACATACAGCCTCTTCCTCAAGACCCCCGTACGCGGAAATGGGCAATACATCACAATTCCAAGGAAAAAGAAGATTTTCACTCCTCGTAACCTAAAGATGACATTGTTTAACAGTGACGTTTGCTAAAGCGGGAGGACTTTGTGTCTTGATGAGGGATTTTACGGTTTCTTACCGGTTTGGTTTGGTACTGGAAACCAGAGCTATTTGGTGGAGGGGTGGTCCATATCAGGGCTGACGCTTTGATGGGGGGTGTGTCCCTCGGCAGAGCCAGTCACCAGGAAGGGGGCACCCGGGTCCCCAGgagccccaccccagcctggctcCAGGGACCCTCCCCCGGGAAGGTGTTGCCAGCCGCTGGGGGCACCTGTGCGGGACCCCAGGCCTGGCTGCCTGGGACCCCAGGGTGGCTTCGCACGTGGCTGGAACTGTCTGTCACCGGGAGCAGCCGTTCAGGGACCCAGGAGGCCCTGCGTGCGTTGCTGCCACACTGGCCCCTGGCCTGGGTGTCCACGTGGCAGGGCACTCGCAAGGGTAGATGCTGTTTCCGCAAAGCAAGTGTGCTCGCCTGCCCGGTGCCTGGGTGCCTACCCAGTGGTGATGTCTGCCTGCCGGCAGGATTCAGCTGAGGGAACCTCTTATGACCGCAGAGCCCAGCAGTTGGCACTGacttttgtaaaattttattaaataacaaCAGCCTGGACAAGCTGTGTTCTTGCTGAATCACCGGCTCTGTGGGGACTGGTGCTGGAAACCCTGGCAGGCAGCCCTTCCAGTGCCTCAGGGAGGTCTGGGGATTGAAGACTGGCGGGGCCTGGCACACGCACAGCAGGCCCCCGGCGTCACTGTCCCTCCAAGGCCACTGTCGAGTCTGGGAGACCACAGCCGGGGGCAGCCTCAGACGCCAGCTCCATCGATGGAGGTGTCAGACCCAGACAGAGGCCAAGTGGGGTCACAGTGACCAGCAGATGTCACCTGTCACATGGGAGAAGGAGGCGGCTGGCTGTCACCTGCACCCCAGCACCCTCGGCCACTCCACAGACCACCTGTGGATCTGAGCCTTTGTTAAGAGGTAACAGATTTTGGGGGGCTGTATGTTTGGGAAATCTGCCTAATTTCCATTTTCAGCCAGAAAGAGGTGGGAATTTGGAAACTGCTTTCTGCCATGCTGCTTCCGTCAAAGGCGAGCATCCACTCTGGGGTCTCCCAGGACCCCACCGGCAGAGATCACCTGGGCCGTGCCATCATTTCCCAGCCTTTGGTTAAAGTTAGACGTGACAACCCAAAATATGCCATTCTGCCTCCCCCCCCAGAGATTCAAACTCAGATGCTGTCATTTTACTGTCCTCAcagctgccctccctgccccctggctGCAAGCCgagctctcccctcccctcgccGGCCCAGCGTCCAGCTGGGTCTCCAGCTTCTCCTCACGGGAGTCCCAGACTCCACAGGCCCCAAATCCGAACTCTTCCCCGACCCCGCTCTGCTCTTCCGCCACCCACCCAGCTCCTCAAGCCAGAAAccactgctcccctccccctcactcccCGTCTAATCAGACATCAAGTCTGCCTCTGATTCTGTGTCCTCATGTCCAGCCCATGTGCTTGAGGAGGGGGCTTCTTGAATTGGGAGAGACAGGCTGGCACACGGTTAAGTGCTGACTGGTCACCTGATTCAGACGTACAGGGTGTAGGAGGCGGTCACTCACACCCTGAGCAGAACAAGCCCAATCAATCAGCTACCAAACCGTGGTTGAAAATAAACACGGTTAAGACTACAAAGAAGTCTAAAATACTTACTGAAATTAGGCAACAGAAGAGGCCCACAGCCGCTCTCATCACCCCAGCGGCGAGCGAGGAGACTTTCAGCTCCACGCTGGGCCAGCAGAGTCCAGTCCCGAGCCCCAGCGGCGGGCAGGTCTGGGCCCATCCTCCAGCCCAGGCGTGAGGGGGAGAGCTGCAAGAAATCCCCCCGAGCAGAGGCAGCTCTCGCAGAAGTGGGGGTCGGAGAGCAGAGAGAAAGCCCCTCTGGCGGGCACTCTGGGGTTTCTGCCACCAAGTCTCAATCAGCGTCACAGAGCTGGgttcagagacacaggcctggaGAGACCTTGGCCATTGTGTAAAAAGGAGCCTGGCTTCCCTGATGCCTCCACGCTAGGGAAGGGGTCCTGAGTGACCACACAGACGGAAGCCGAGAGATGCCCAGGGACCCAGTGTTGGAGTCTGCCAGCCCAGGAACCAGCCACATGGGGGAGGAAGCAACAGACAGCCAGGAGGACACGTGACAACGTTTATTCTAAAAATGAATGACGAGGAAAATACAACATCAAAATATGGAGGGAAGCAACGCAAGCAGTGCTTAGACTGGAATTCACAAACTCCAGAAAAGTAACCGAACTGGGATCCATCACTGCCTGACACATCTCAGTACTTCAACCTGCATTGCCTACGAGCTTTTTAATCACCTTCTCATGTGATGATTATCTCATATCACTTACTGTCCATAAAGATAACTCGATGTATGTTTATTAGCGACGGTTCAGAAGTTTCAGTGTGAGGACCTGCCACTGGCCAAGGCTTGTACCTTGAACTGTCCTCAGGGCTGGGAACCCCTCCGCAGTCTTTCCTTTCGAGGGCTGGCTGCTGCCTCCCTCCACGAAaccccacttcccctccctccacGTGCTCCCGGGACATCGGGCCCTGCGGACAGCAGCAAGCGAATTCCAAGTCCTTCCGGGGGAGGAGCTGGCCGGAGCTCAGCTGTGCTCAGAAGCAACTGCAAACACACACCATGACTCGCTCCCCACAAACCCAGCTTCCTGACCCGGAGCCCAGGACCAGCCCAGGAGAGGTGGTGGGGTGAAGGCAGCAGCCTTCCTTTTCCAAAGTTTACAGACACGTGACCACACGCACACGGGGGGTTTAaagcccggccccgccccgccccgcactTCCATATTCAATTCAAATCCATCCTCAGCAACTGGCCACCTGCCTCTGCTCCTCTCTGGAGAAACTCTGATGCTTCCAGAGGAATCGGTGTCCAGCAGGGCTCCACCTCGCCCTGCCCGGGACGTCTAGGCCATCAGCACCTCAAGGGAGCTGCCGAAATGAGTGGGTGGCTGGAAAGAACCCGAGGagcaaagggaggaaggaggggtccCTAGCAGGGGCAGAAAGGAGGCTGGGGTCTCAGCCTCTCAGGGGATGGGGACCCTAAAGCCGAAGCCTGGCTATAGGCgctgcccactccccaccctgaGCCCTGCCTGTGTCATACTGCGAAGGCTGCCAGATAAGACACTGTAGCTACCCTGAAACTgagcaaatgttttaaaaagatagaaatgcCATAAAGACACAAAATACCGCTTTAGGTTTGTTGCTTATAAAACATACTTAAGCTACTTCCCACAAGGAAATACTTTCAGACTCTGAAGGAAGCAACCCTTGGACGTTGAGAGCCACAGCCTGCCTCTCACCCACAGCTTCCTGACCAGGCTAGGCTCCCACCATCGGCCCAAATCCAAGGGCGCTGTCCCTCACCTGTCTTCTGCCACaagagctggggtggggagagttgCCTCAGAGCCCTGCGAGGTCAGGTGATGAAGTCGTCCCACAGCCTGCCTGTCAACAACCCACGGGGAATCCCTTCGCAGCCCCACAGTCTCCCTTAGATAATCTGGTTGAGCTCAACTAGGGTAAAAAGACCCACTCGAGGACTACGACATGGTAGATAATTGACAACACATTTCCACTTTGttggataattttttaataaaatgaggtGCACACCACTGACACTAAGAATGGCATATGCGCAAAAGAAAACAACCCTTTTTGGCTAAGggctggagaaggaagaaaaagcacGAGAAACGGGAAACGTGGGGTGGGTGTGCAGAGAGAGTGCAGTCTCACTTGCAAACAAGTGAAAAAGATCTAAAAGTCGCGGGCGGTCTCGGTGCCTGGGGCAGGGTCACAGGGCACACACACCACCCAGCCAACCCCACCGTCAACGACCCTCAAGATCGAGGGCCCACAGATGACATGTGTACAGACTTCTTTAACCCTAGACTTAAATTTATGCCACCAATCTCCAATCCAGTGGTGCACGGACACGCGCCTTCCCCAAACACACTGGCACACTGGCCCTGCTGACCCGGGTCCAGCAGCCCGGCCAGGCAGGGGCACGCGGAGGGCAGCATCTTCGGGAGGAAGGTCAGCTGTGCTGGGAACCCGCGCAGGAGGGGCCCCGAGTCACAGACCCTCTGGAGGCACCGCCCAAGACACCTCAGGGCGCGCGTGATCTCCAGGTAGACCGTACCTGACCGTCGGCTCTGAAGACACTTATACATAAATAGGCATAAATAAAACCCTCCAAAATCTACACTGAAGTCTAACTGAGACGTGGCTCGCACAGCAGATCTGGTAAAGGCACCACCGTGCAAGGCCTTCAACTCTGACCTCGCTCTGACCGCAGCAGTGGGTATGGGCAAGGCTCACACCCGAGTCTAAAGTGGAAATCACGATGTGTGGACACTGCAGACTCACGGCAGTGACACTTGTTGGAAAAAGAACAGTGTGtgttaaaccttaaaaaaaatgaaatacaccaACTGCAACTGTTTAGGTTATAAAAGTTTCTAATGTAGCAGCAGAGAAtgtttatagaaaaaatatatttttaagaaaatagctaaaaaaatctaaagtgataaaagtattaaaagtttaaaaatatatcttaagaCAAAATATTGCCCAAAACATATAAaacttaattttagaaaattcacCTATCTAaagttggatgaggctggatgcgGAAGGGGGCTGGCATCCTCCAGCGGGGCTGTAGCAGGACACAGACGAGGGCCCAGGGCAGCCGCGATGACCGGCCTGCGGGAAAGCAGCCcagccctgggagggagggagagaggggggagcGGGCGGACCGGATGCTGTTCTGGGTCGGTCTCCTAATCGCAGACAAACCAGAGGCCAGCCCCGGCTGCAGGGCAGCGGGCACCCACACCCCCAGCGCGCCGGCTGCTTTCGTGGGCCTCGCAAACACATCTGCTGTGTGCCGCGGCCGCGGCTCAGGTCTCCACCAGGATCTCCACCACGTGGTCCAGCTCGCCCAGGTCCGACTTGCAGCCGGCACTGGGGGACGGGGCGGCCGTGGCGGCGAAGGCCTCCAGCCCGTCCTGGCCCGACTTGGCACCGCCCAC comes from Balaenoptera ricei isolate mBalRic1 chromosome 2, mBalRic1.hap2, whole genome shotgun sequence and encodes:
- the CLBA1 gene encoding uncharacterized protein CLBA1, which codes for MATVQGSENDLIWWQQEGLVVHGPDWPCSALGLAGDQAENQGTTWDPRGTGSRPGSCLPGDPRLEVLASGDSGFGKTDGTATDIPTAAGQGHERASRAARVGGLQLAAGVGGKDVGGSTRLLTPGRGECRAPAPQLRRRGGGAWRCHAPRGAGALTPGRQTTEAAQSRVVAGQLSGAGRGDPRQPAASAGGGGDVAEDTPLCWTVRPDAWRKKPGSSSGHFSLGDQAVYAVCVRSTATVDPHQAIRTPEGAAGSCWAVGEQATPSGPVQPRAARAQQCACLLNIFPSRLCGLGGTNMQGQRELGGAPGHMPPRCAFLSDLAEQAGGVSFCRVSKDSGAGSAPGRQSGDAVEWASPRSLLPPPDGDGEARISGRSGEGLSASASGPDLGEHSGAWGEFEGFRESSARSEQFSQSFELPERPTEPQPPRTISAQEERGSRQSHQGGPGVTGTSAITPSEPIVNYEKIFRFAFQEVPVPQATEDVSTFDHFLETSNEEKLGLESVHKLCSESRKLWRALQNTRTVMTSRCLWSESRCRENFLLVLGIDAAQKSLSEGPGRTLGDPGLHEPEELGFRLHRCTALIQTKLSGTPGGRQGRLITYSLFLKTPVRGNGQYITIPRKKKIFTPRNLKMTLFNSDVC